The proteins below come from a single Tenuifilum thalassicum genomic window:
- a CDS encoding T9SS type A sorting domain-containing protein, protein MNRFSHYLISALTILILSSWGGTGHYIISYGASFSFNAEMSQFSNWTNYLADHASDADYRKNDDPNEGPKHYIDIDNYNEFVNEEPLPYTFVQAVNRYGYDFVISNGTLPWSTKNTYDSLVLALKDLNIEKAKSFAADLGHYVADGHMPLHLTKNYNGQLTNNYGIHSRYESTMINSYENELKDYQSFTISHIDDVQKYVFEYISDNYKYVDSILIADNYARSLNSDYNSWEYNNALWLKTKVFTMILFANASKRFAELIYSAWIDAGRPSFTNTGVYDYEPISFSVYPNPTTGIYNINIYSKINDLISVRVFDLSGKIVSEKRIKCYPNQFINYSDDLRYSNGGYIVNFSGKDFSKNTKIILMKKLIEISNLCNKFQIFL, encoded by the coding sequence ATGAATCGATTCTCCCATTATCTTATTTCTGCTCTAACTATTTTAATTTTATCTTCTTGGGGTGGGACTGGTCATTATATAATTAGCTATGGAGCGAGCTTCTCATTTAATGCTGAAATGAGTCAGTTTAGCAATTGGACAAATTATTTAGCTGATCATGCTTCCGATGCAGATTATAGAAAAAATGATGATCCAAATGAAGGCCCTAAGCACTATATAGATATTGACAATTATAATGAGTTTGTTAATGAAGAGCCCTTACCATACACCTTTGTTCAAGCAGTAAATAGGTACGGTTACGATTTTGTTATCAGCAATGGAACATTACCATGGTCAACTAAAAATACTTATGATTCTTTAGTCCTAGCTCTGAAAGATTTGAATATAGAAAAGGCAAAATCATTTGCTGCCGATTTAGGGCATTATGTGGCCGATGGGCATATGCCATTACATCTTACTAAAAATTATAATGGTCAGCTAACTAATAATTATGGAATTCATTCTCGATATGAATCAACCATGATTAATAGCTACGAAAATGAGCTTAAAGACTATCAATCATTTACTATTTCGCACATTGACGATGTTCAAAAGTATGTGTTTGAGTATATCAGTGACAACTATAAGTATGTAGATTCGATACTTATTGCTGATAATTATGCAAGAAGTCTCAATTCTGATTACAATTCATGGGAATACAACAATGCCCTTTGGTTAAAAACTAAAGTATTTACCATGATTCTTTTTGCAAATGCTTCTAAACGATTTGCTGAACTAATTTATAGTGCATGGATTGATGCTGGTCGCCCATCGTTTACGAATACTGGTGTTTATGACTATGAGCCAATAAGTTTTAGTGTATATCCTAACCCAACTACAGGAATCTACAATATCAACATATATTCTAAAATCAATGATTTAATCTCTGTAAGAGTGTTTGACTTATCAGGGAAGATTGTTTCTGAAAAGAGGATTAAATGTTATCCTAATCAATTTATTAATTATTCAGATGATTTGAGATACAGTAATGGGGGTTATATAGTAAACTTTTCAGGAAAAGATTTTTCCAAAAACACAAAAATTATTTTAATGAAAAAACTGATAGAAATCAGTAATTTGTGTAACAAATTTCAGATATTTTTGTGA
- a CDS encoding MotA/TolQ/ExbB proton channel family protein gives MNTMITMFTLLQVTTDVAEEQGEVTLSFLDLALKGGWIMIPLFLLSVTAVYIFVERYFAIRKASKTDSNFMNRIREYIHEDKIDAALALCRSQNTPVARMIEKGIQRIGRPLPDVNAAIENVGNLEISKLEESLPFLATIAGGAPMLGFLGTVIGMIRAFYDMSMAGNNIDVGLLSNGIYTAMVTTVAGLVVGIFAYFGYNFLVARIEKVVFNLEANTSEFMDLLYEPVS, from the coding sequence ATGAATACAATGATAACCATGTTTACTCTACTACAGGTTACTACCGATGTTGCTGAGGAGCAAGGCGAAGTTACATTAAGTTTTCTTGACTTAGCCCTAAAGGGCGGTTGGATTATGATTCCATTGTTTCTTTTATCGGTTACAGCAGTATACATTTTCGTTGAACGTTATTTTGCCATTCGAAAAGCATCTAAAACCGACTCCAACTTCATGAATAGGATTAGGGAATATATCCATGAAGATAAAATCGATGCTGCACTTGCTTTATGCCGCTCGCAAAACACACCAGTAGCAAGAATGATTGAAAAAGGTATACAGCGAATCGGTCGCCCACTACCCGATGTAAATGCAGCCATTGAAAATGTTGGTAATCTTGAAATTTCGAAACTAGAAGAAAGTCTTCCGTTCCTTGCTACAATTGCTGGTGGTGCCCCTATGCTAGGGTTCTTAGGTACTGTTATTGGTATGATTAGAGCATTCTACGATATGTCGATGGCAGGTAATAATATTGACGTTGGTTTGCTATCAAATGGAATTTACACGGCAATGGTCACAACTGTTGCAGGTCTTGTTGTTGGTATTTTCGCATACTTTGGTTACAACTTTTTAGTAGCTCGTATTGAGAAAGTTGTATTTAACCTAGAAGCCAATACCAGCGAATTTATGGATCTACTCTACGAACCAGTATCGTAA
- a CDS encoding sulfite exporter TauE/SafE family protein, translating to MDFWLYPIVALVGAIAGFINTLAGSGSLLTLPVLIFLGLPANVANGTNRVGIFMQSIAAVGGFKKKKVFEWNEGIWLTIPAAIGALVGSMVAVDIDEQLMNKIIGALLVFMFILLLVKPERWLKQQTEKLNTKLTPLRFIIFLAIGFYGGFIQAGVGYFLLSGLVLGVGVDLVKANALKVLITFVFTILALGVFIYNSQVDYVLGITMGLGNMVGAWIATHVAVKKGAVFIRWFLLGCVLVFAFKLLLF from the coding sequence ATGGATTTTTGGTTGTACCCCATAGTTGCCTTAGTTGGAGCAATTGCGGGTTTTATTAATACTCTTGCAGGTAGCGGTTCATTACTTACTCTTCCTGTACTTATTTTTTTAGGATTGCCAGCTAATGTGGCAAATGGAACAAATAGGGTAGGTATATTTATGCAGAGCATTGCTGCAGTTGGAGGTTTTAAGAAAAAAAAGGTATTTGAATGGAATGAAGGTATTTGGCTAACTATTCCTGCAGCAATAGGTGCTTTAGTTGGATCAATGGTGGCTGTAGACATTGATGAGCAACTGATGAATAAAATTATTGGGGCTCTTTTAGTTTTCATGTTCATTTTACTTCTTGTAAAACCAGAGCGATGGCTTAAGCAGCAAACCGAGAAATTGAATACAAAACTTACTCCGCTTCGTTTTATAATTTTCCTAGCAATTGGATTCTATGGAGGCTTTATCCAAGCAGGAGTAGGCTATTTTTTGCTTTCGGGATTAGTACTTGGTGTAGGAGTAGATCTTGTAAAAGCTAATGCCTTAAAAGTGCTTATAACCTTTGTTTTCACCATACTCGCTTTAGGGGTTTTTATATACAATAGTCAGGTTGATTACGTTTTAGGAATAACTATGGGATTAGGAAATATGGTTGGTGCTTGGATTGCTACTCATGTTGCAGTAAAAAAAGGAGCAGTATTTATTCGTTGGTTTTTATTGGGTTGCGTTCTGGTCTTCGCCTTTAAACTTTTGCTTTTTTAG
- a CDS encoding translocation/assembly module TamB domain-containing protein, translated as MIWAGITLLAVPVFTWLLIQSPQVQTYLIHKTTTFIHSRTGINITIRRIDFRPIKSIILKDVFVADLNNDTLLFANQISASIFEINSKLGLYKFGKASIENSKFFLQTDSTGVMNLTALLQKVSGEPKDSTSGNFSLSIDKILLNNLNFKLKQQSADSISYGSINFQNLNLLNLQLAAKDFTINNDTISLTINTLKALDHSGFNIDNLRARFALCSSFMHFDNLRFRAHGSSISANKIYLDYSSWKSFSNFTSDVKINANLEGTYINTKALSYIVPTFKKYSFGISINGQLKGRINDIRARNLEIDFGSQTKIIANANLVGLPDIENTLFSIDLKKLKTSKQDIEFLKGSSKNASIISLPKMFDRLGQIEYVGKFSGYLSDFITYGELTTALGKANFDVWMKPSNDNKNDFKGKFHTKNFNLGKFLNDTLIGSISINSKILGSLDKSGHLKAKTDAKINLLEANSYQYKDISISGNLSETSYSGIINLNDPNCKINFLGNVDFTDSIPIFDFSLLASHINLVKLNFNKTDSLSTASFLLNAKFSGNSLDNSKGEIKLLNSTYRNHRGEFKIADLTIHADNTKESKVITLKSDIAEGEIRSRLSFSRFPYYLNKVLSRHIPALKEKQTTNNSQNDFLLDEAFNDFLIKFRLKKTDKITRVIAPELKIAANSSLFGILNPKDETLTFKVKILEASSGTTYLKDVSINGETHDSIFIANISTPLIKIGSGFIKNLKLSTTASNNKISSNISWNNYSKPTTKGNINILTDFNSYTDSAKTISVTFNPSEITINDTSWNLAHSTILIDSSKLDFQNFKISNKRQHIILSGRASKNSSDTLSLSLRNIDISFINLYLHDFGYNLKGIINGEALSTSILSNPSLETDIIIDNFQVNNSLVGKATFRSTWSNDEKKISVYALNERHDTSTFLLAGDYFIESKRLDFNLNVNKAKLKLIEPILEGNVSNIKGTIDGKLKINGNTDKPAVDGIIKFNETEAIVGFLNTRYRINDLVEITNSDLFFKNFKLSDQFGQIATLNGSIKTSFFKNFNLGLRLGFSNFLCMNTREFDNESFYGTVFGSGFVDFIGNPDDLHLNINLKTENKTAIYLPLSTTSTVEESKFLSFVNNDPDLIIIEEENIAQPSSSANINISIELQVTPEAEAQIIIDKKLGDIIKASGSGNLRMEINPSKDIFNMFGRYTISQGDYLFTLSGVINKRFKIAEGSYIDWNGDPLDATLDINAIYRVKTSLKQLLLDDSYSTRVPVDCKIMLSQKLLSPSIKFGIEFPNLDQQTRLLTEGVLNTEEKINTQFLGLLVINSFISDPSLTSGSTSSSNNNLGTTGIYNTASEMLSNQLSNWLSQWSKNFDIGINYRPGLESELSSDQLELAFSTQILDDRVTINSNVDVGGNRNNNNTFVGDFTVDVKLNKSGKLRGKAFARNNNDILPTTQQNNYTTGAGIVYREDFNSFSELFKSLFNKSSKDSLENSLPLPDSDSIKKNKNDSSFIKIN; from the coding sequence TTGATTTGGGCAGGAATAACTCTTCTTGCCGTTCCTGTATTTACCTGGCTTTTAATTCAAAGCCCTCAGGTACAAACCTATCTTATTCATAAAACAACCACGTTTATTCACAGTAGGACTGGCATTAACATAACAATAAGAAGAATCGATTTCCGTCCAATTAAAAGCATTATTCTAAAGGATGTATTTGTTGCAGATTTAAACAACGATACCCTTCTATTCGCAAATCAAATCTCAGCATCAATCTTTGAAATTAATAGCAAGCTTGGTTTATATAAATTTGGAAAAGCAAGCATCGAAAACTCAAAATTCTTTCTCCAAACAGATTCTACTGGAGTGATGAATTTAACAGCGCTGTTACAAAAAGTTAGCGGCGAACCTAAAGATTCTACATCAGGAAATTTTTCTCTTTCCATAGATAAGATTTTGCTAAATAACTTGAACTTTAAACTTAAGCAACAAAGCGCTGATTCAATAAGTTATGGTTCAATCAATTTTCAGAATTTAAATTTGTTGAATTTACAATTGGCGGCAAAGGATTTTACCATCAATAACGATACTATTAGTCTTACAATAAACACCCTGAAAGCATTAGATCACTCTGGATTCAATATTGATAATCTAAGGGCACGCTTTGCTCTTTGTAGCTCTTTTATGCATTTTGATAATCTTAGGTTTCGAGCACATGGCTCAAGTATATCTGCTAACAAGATCTATCTTGATTATAGCAGCTGGAAGAGTTTTAGCAATTTTACCTCTGATGTCAAAATTAACGCAAATCTTGAAGGAACCTATATTAACACCAAAGCATTGAGCTATATAGTTCCTACTTTCAAAAAATATTCTTTCGGAATAAGTATTAATGGTCAGCTTAAAGGAAGAATCAACGACATTCGTGCCCGAAACCTTGAAATAGATTTTGGTTCACAAACCAAAATAATTGCCAATGCAAACCTGGTTGGGCTGCCCGACATAGAAAACACTCTTTTCTCAATTGATTTAAAAAAACTTAAAACATCCAAACAGGACATTGAATTCCTAAAAGGTAGCAGTAAAAATGCTTCAATAATTTCGCTGCCAAAAATGTTTGATAGGCTCGGACAGATTGAATATGTAGGAAAGTTCTCTGGATACCTTAGCGATTTTATAACCTATGGCGAGCTGACAACTGCTCTTGGTAAAGCAAATTTCGATGTATGGATGAAACCATCAAATGATAATAAAAATGATTTCAAAGGAAAGTTTCATACAAAAAATTTCAACCTAGGAAAATTTTTAAATGATACGCTTATCGGTTCTATTTCAATTAACTCTAAGATATTGGGTAGCCTTGACAAGAGTGGCCATTTAAAAGCAAAAACAGATGCTAAAATTAACCTCCTAGAAGCAAATAGCTATCAATACAAAGACATCTCTATTTCGGGAAACCTTAGCGAAACATCCTATTCTGGAATAATTAATTTAAACGATCCAAACTGTAAGATTAATTTTTTAGGAAATGTTGACTTTACGGACAGTATTCCCATATTTGACTTTTCTCTACTTGCTTCGCATATTAACCTCGTAAAACTTAATTTTAATAAAACAGATTCTTTGTCTACTGCCTCCTTCCTGCTAAATGCAAAATTCAGCGGGAATAGCCTTGACAATAGCAAAGGAGAAATAAAACTCCTTAACTCAACCTATAGGAATCATAGAGGTGAGTTTAAAATTGCAGATTTAACAATTCATGCCGATAATACAAAAGAGAGTAAAGTAATCACTTTAAAATCGGATATTGCCGAAGGAGAAATTCGAAGTAGGCTGAGTTTTTCAAGATTCCCATACTACTTAAACAAGGTGCTATCGCGACATATCCCAGCCCTTAAAGAAAAACAAACAACAAACAATAGTCAAAACGATTTCCTTCTTGATGAAGCATTTAACGATTTTCTTATAAAATTCCGTCTTAAAAAAACCGACAAGATAACAAGAGTTATTGCTCCTGAACTTAAAATAGCAGCAAATTCATCACTCTTTGGTATTTTGAACCCCAAAGACGAAACGCTTACCTTTAAGGTTAAAATACTGGAGGCATCTTCAGGAACAACCTACCTTAAAGATGTTAGCATAAACGGAGAAACTCATGATAGTATTTTTATAGCAAACATTTCCACACCACTTATTAAGATTGGTTCTGGTTTTATTAAAAACCTCAAGCTAAGCACTACTGCTTCAAACAATAAAATTAGTAGTAACATCAGCTGGAACAATTACTCTAAACCAACAACTAAAGGAAATATTAACATACTAACCGATTTTAACAGCTATACCGATTCTGCTAAAACTATTTCTGTAACCTTTAACCCATCGGAAATAACAATTAATGATACATCATGGAATTTAGCACATTCCACCATTTTGATCGATTCCTCAAAGTTAGATTTTCAAAACTTTAAAATATCAAATAAACGACAGCATATTATTTTATCTGGTAGGGCTTCAAAAAATAGTTCCGACACTCTATCACTCTCTCTTAGAAATATTGATATCTCATTCATTAACCTTTACTTACATGATTTTGGCTATAACTTAAAGGGTATCATTAATGGCGAAGCACTGTCAACCTCAATACTTTCAAACCCTTCATTAGAAACCGATATTATTATTGACAATTTTCAAGTTAATAACTCATTGGTTGGGAAAGCAACATTTAGAAGCACTTGGTCCAACGATGAAAAAAAGATATCTGTCTACGCTTTGAATGAAAGGCATGACACATCAACCTTTTTACTAGCAGGCGACTATTTTATAGAATCAAAAAGACTTGATTTTAATTTAAACGTCAATAAGGCAAAACTTAAACTCATTGAACCCATTCTTGAAGGTAACGTTTCAAATATCAAAGGAACTATTGATGGAAAACTAAAGATTAATGGAAACACAGACAAACCAGCTGTTGACGGTATAATTAAATTTAACGAAACTGAAGCTATTGTTGGTTTTCTAAATACTCGTTACCGGATTAATGATTTAGTTGAGATAACCAATAGCGATTTATTTTTTAAGAACTTCAAACTATCCGACCAGTTTGGTCAAATTGCCACATTAAACGGAAGTATTAAAACTAGTTTCTTCAAAAACTTTAATCTAGGACTCAGATTAGGGTTTAGTAATTTTCTTTGCATGAATACTAGAGAATTTGACAACGAGTCGTTTTATGGTACTGTTTTTGGGTCTGGTTTTGTTGATTTTATTGGTAATCCTGATGATTTACATTTAAATATCAACCTTAAAACTGAGAATAAAACCGCAATATACCTACCACTTTCAACCACAAGCACTGTTGAAGAATCAAAATTTCTCTCGTTTGTTAATAACGATCCAGACCTTATTATTATAGAGGAAGAAAACATCGCGCAACCATCCTCATCGGCCAATATTAACATATCCATTGAACTACAAGTTACACCAGAAGCTGAAGCTCAGATTATTATTGATAAAAAGCTTGGCGATATTATTAAAGCTAGTGGTAGCGGGAATTTACGCATGGAGATAAACCCATCAAAAGATATTTTTAACATGTTTGGCCGTTACACAATAAGCCAAGGGGACTATCTCTTTACACTTTCTGGTGTTATCAACAAACGTTTTAAAATTGCAGAGGGTAGCTATATCGACTGGAATGGAGACCCTTTAGATGCAACCCTTGACATTAATGCAATATACAGAGTAAAAACATCGCTAAAACAGCTACTTTTAGACGATAGCTATTCCACAAGGGTTCCTGTAGATTGCAAAATTATGCTTTCGCAAAAACTACTATCTCCATCAATTAAATTTGGAATTGAATTTCCAAACTTAGACCAACAAACGCGACTTCTAACAGAGGGTGTTCTCAATACCGAGGAAAAGATAAATACCCAATTTTTGGGGTTACTTGTCATAAACAGCTTTATTTCCGACCCAAGCTTAACAAGCGGATCCACATCAAGTTCCAATAACAACTTAGGTACTACAGGAATATACAACACTGCAAGTGAGATGCTATCGAACCAGCTAAGTAACTGGCTATCGCAATGGAGCAAAAACTTCGACATAGGGATAAACTATCGTCCAGGGTTAGAGAGTGAGCTAAGTTCCGACCAGCTTGAACTTGCATTCTCAACACAAATTCTAGACGACAGGGTGACGATAAACAGCAATGTTGACGTTGGAGGAAACCGAAACAACAATAACACTTTTGTTGGGGACTTTACAGTTGACGTAAAACTTAATAAAAGCGGCAAACTTCGGGGGAAGGCCTTTGCAAGAAATAATAACGACATACTACCTACAACCCAGCAAAACAACTATACCACCGGTGCTGGGATAGTTTATCGGGAAGACTTTAATTCATTTAGCGAACTTTTCAAATCACTATTTAATAAAAGTTCAAAAGACAGTTTAGAAAATAGCTTACCTTTACCCGATAGTGATTCTATTAAAAAAAACAAAAATGACAGCAGCTTTATAAAAATAAATTAG
- a CDS encoding energy transducer TonB family protein: protein MPNTEYKIKGIIGTILLHALLVFLLFIFGFSTPLPLPAEKGILINFGNSENGSGFEEPKIQESYNPPKQEMSSRPQDESPMTQTHEEAPSLPNVKKESTKKENTKSKTETTNNNSTSETKKEETNTEKQPKINKKALFPGQINTGSNTGEGETGVKGNQGSLEGSSESTNRTGSDGGGGNADNGIIANLNGRVALRLPKPEYPSLKSGKVVVEVTVDNQGRVVKAVAGVKGSTTLDNQLLRAAEKAALNARFDVAPNAPASQIGTITYIFKLQ, encoded by the coding sequence ATGCCCAATACTGAATACAAGATAAAAGGAATAATTGGAACAATTTTGCTCCATGCTTTACTTGTATTCCTACTTTTTATTTTTGGTTTTTCAACACCATTACCCCTCCCTGCAGAAAAAGGGATACTGATAAACTTTGGCAATTCCGAAAACGGCTCTGGTTTTGAAGAACCCAAAATTCAAGAGTCGTATAATCCTCCAAAGCAGGAGATGTCAAGTAGACCTCAAGATGAATCGCCAATGACCCAAACCCATGAAGAAGCCCCTTCCTTGCCTAATGTAAAAAAAGAATCGACCAAAAAAGAGAACACAAAAAGTAAAACTGAAACAACTAACAATAATAGCACATCAGAAACCAAGAAGGAAGAAACAAACACTGAAAAGCAGCCCAAAATAAACAAGAAAGCGCTGTTCCCTGGACAAATAAATACAGGGAGCAATACTGGCGAAGGAGAAACGGGTGTAAAAGGCAATCAAGGGAGTTTAGAAGGTTCTTCCGAGTCTACCAACCGTACAGGTTCCGATGGGGGTGGAGGAAATGCCGATAATGGAATTATTGCTAATCTCAATGGTAGGGTTGCACTTAGGTTGCCTAAGCCTGAGTATCCCTCACTTAAATCAGGGAAAGTAGTAGTAGAAGTAACCGTAGATAACCAGGGTAGAGTTGTTAAGGCAGTTGCAGGTGTAAAAGGTTCTACCACGTTAGATAACCAGCTGCTTAGAGCTGCAGAAAAAGCAGCATTAAATGCACGATTTGATGTTGCTCCGAATGCACCAGCCTCGCAAATTGGAACAATAACCTATATTTTCAAACTACAATAG
- the glyA gene encoding serine hydroxymethyltransferase, with protein sequence MKRDTQIFELIEKERQRQMHGIELIASENFVSPQVLEAMGSVMTNKYAEGYPGARYYGGCEVVDQSEQLAIDRLKQLFGAEYANVQPHSGAQANMAVFMAVLKPGDTFLGLDLSHGGHLSHGSPVNFSGMWYKAVSYGVKEDTGMVDYDMMERMAIEHKPKLIVGGASAYSREWDYKRMREIADKVGAFLMIDMAHPAGLIAAGLLDNPVKYAHFVTSTTHKTLRGPRGGIILMGKDFENPWGLTTPKGKVKMMSQILNSSVFPGVQGGPLEHVIAAKAVAFGEALQPEFKEYQTQVKKNAAAMAQAFIDKGYKVISGGTDNHSMLIDLRSKFPEITGKKVENTLVLADITINKNMVPFDSRSPFQTSGIRVGTPAITTRGLKEQHMPIIVDLIDRVISNIDDEKVIAEVKAEVNKLMKDLPLFAW encoded by the coding sequence ATGAAACGCGATACTCAAATTTTTGAATTAATTGAAAAGGAGCGCCAGCGCCAGATGCATGGCATTGAGCTTATTGCTTCTGAAAATTTTGTGAGCCCACAAGTTCTTGAAGCCATGGGGTCAGTAATGACAAATAAGTATGCTGAGGGGTATCCTGGTGCACGATATTATGGTGGTTGTGAGGTAGTTGACCAGTCGGAGCAACTAGCAATTGATAGGCTAAAACAGCTTTTTGGTGCTGAGTATGCTAATGTTCAACCCCATTCAGGTGCTCAAGCAAATATGGCCGTGTTTATGGCAGTGTTAAAACCTGGGGATACTTTTCTTGGCTTAGATTTATCACATGGTGGTCATCTATCACATGGATCGCCCGTTAACTTTTCTGGTATGTGGTATAAGGCTGTTTCGTACGGCGTTAAAGAAGATACCGGAATGGTTGATTATGATATGATGGAGCGCATGGCAATTGAGCATAAACCTAAACTTATAGTAGGTGGCGCATCGGCGTATTCTCGCGAATGGGATTATAAAAGAATGCGTGAAATTGCCGATAAAGTTGGTGCATTCCTAATGATTGATATGGCTCATCCTGCAGGATTAATTGCAGCTGGCTTGCTTGATAATCCTGTGAAATATGCACACTTTGTAACTTCTACCACTCATAAAACGCTTCGTGGTCCTCGTGGTGGTATCATATTAATGGGTAAAGATTTTGAGAATCCTTGGGGGTTAACAACACCTAAAGGAAAGGTTAAAATGATGTCTCAAATCTTAAATTCTAGTGTTTTCCCAGGAGTTCAAGGTGGTCCGCTAGAGCACGTAATTGCTGCAAAAGCCGTTGCTTTTGGCGAAGCACTTCAACCAGAGTTTAAAGAGTATCAAACCCAAGTAAAAAAGAATGCTGCTGCCATGGCACAAGCATTTATCGATAAGGGTTATAAGGTAATTTCTGGAGGAACAGACAATCACTCAATGCTTATCGATTTACGCTCTAAGTTCCCTGAAATAACTGGGAAAAAGGTAGAGAACACCCTTGTACTAGCCGATATCACTATTAATAAGAATATGGTTCCTTTTGATAGCCGCTCTCCTTTCCAAACCTCTGGTATTAGAGTAGGAACACCTGCTATTACCACTCGTGGCTTAAAAGAGCAGCACATGCCTATTATTGTTGATTTAATTGATCGCGTTATCTCTAACATTGATGATGAAAAGGTAATTGCTGAGGTTAAAGCCGAGGTTAATAAGCTGATGAAAGATTTACCTCTATTTGCTTGGTAG
- a CDS encoding ExbD/TolR family protein yields the protein MALKRRSKVDASFSMSSMTDIVFLLLIFFMVSSTLIHPNALKLLLPQSNSQVSAKPITSVSITADRNFYLETVPVTLGQLEYLLQQKMQGQDEPTIALHVDRTVPMEDVVKVMNIAKDNKYKLILATQPLSRK from the coding sequence ATGGCACTTAAACGAAGATCAAAAGTTGACGCAAGCTTTAGCATGTCATCCATGACAGATATAGTTTTTCTTTTACTAATCTTTTTCATGGTGTCATCTACTCTCATTCACCCCAATGCTCTAAAACTACTTTTGCCACAGAGCAATAGTCAAGTCTCAGCAAAACCTATTACATCTGTTTCTATTACTGCAGATAGAAACTTTTATTTAGAAACTGTACCTGTTACCCTTGGCCAATTGGAATACCTTTTGCAGCAAAAAATGCAAGGACAAGATGAACCTACCATAGCACTTCATGTTGACAGGACAGTTCCAATGGAGGATGTGGTTAAAGTGATGAATATTGCCAAGGATAATAAATATAAGCTAATATTGGCAACCCAACCCTTATCAAGAAAATAA
- a CDS encoding proline dehydrogenase family protein, translating into MFNKMIAGILPYFPKKLVWIFSKRYIAGETIEDAIRVSKELNAQGIKVTIDILGEFIKDLSEAERNKVEYLELIDTIQKENIDGNYSLKPTSFGLLIDKEVSYNHIREIVAKAASYGNFIRVDMEDSPCTDMEIELFRRLKAEFPDNVGLVFQAYLKRTLSDLQNLMDIHSDEHPNNYRLCKGIYVEPAEIAYKKYEEINQHFLEDLEFLLKNGNYVGIATHDKPIIEGAYKLIEKYNVPKDKYEFQMLYGVTPELRKSIIEKGHTMRVYVPFGKEWFGYSTRRLKENPKMASHIIKALFYRG; encoded by the coding sequence ATGTTTAACAAAATGATTGCTGGAATCCTACCTTATTTTCCAAAAAAATTGGTATGGATCTTTTCAAAGCGTTATATAGCAGGCGAAACAATTGAGGATGCTATTCGAGTTTCAAAAGAGCTAAATGCACAAGGCATTAAAGTTACCATTGATATCCTAGGTGAGTTTATTAAAGATTTAAGTGAAGCGGAGCGTAACAAAGTTGAATATTTGGAATTAATTGATACTATTCAAAAAGAAAATATAGATGGTAATTACTCGTTAAAACCTACTTCATTTGGCTTGTTAATAGATAAGGAAGTTAGTTATAATCATATTCGAGAGATTGTTGCCAAAGCTGCATCGTATGGAAATTTCATTCGTGTGGATATGGAAGACTCGCCCTGCACAGATATGGAGATTGAACTTTTCCGTAGGTTAAAGGCAGAATTTCCCGATAATGTTGGGCTAGTTTTTCAAGCATACCTTAAAAGGACTTTATCAGATTTACAAAACCTTATGGATATTCACTCAGATGAACATCCAAATAATTATAGGCTTTGTAAAGGAATTTATGTTGAGCCCGCCGAAATTGCGTATAAAAAGTACGAAGAGATAAACCAACACTTTCTTGAAGATTTAGAATTCCTTTTAAAGAATGGAAACTATGTTGGTATTGCTACTCATGATAAACCAATTATAGAGGGAGCATACAAACTAATAGAAAAGTACAATGTACCTAAAGATAAGTATGAGTTCCAAATGTTATATGGTGTTACTCCCGAATTAAGAAAATCAATTATAGAGAAAGGGCATACAATGAGGGTATATGTTCCTTTTGGAAAGGAATGGTTTGGCTACTCAACTCGCAGGCTTAAAGAGAACCCTAAAATGGCTAGCCATATTATTAAGGCGCTATTTTATAGAGGATAA